One stretch of Eggerthella lenta DSM 2243 DNA includes these proteins:
- the yihA gene encoding ribosome biogenesis GTP-binding protein YihA/YsxC, translating into MNINNVVFERSFGVSSQLTPSTMPEIAFAGRSNVGKSSLLNKLFNRKGLAKVSQTPGKTATINFFSCDGVRFVDLPGYGYAKVSKSDKSRWSELIEGYFNQDRDLALVVSLVDIRHEASDLDVNMIGFLQEAELPFAVVLTKADKLSRQQQMKQKAALKKQLKLGADVPLVVCSSEKGTGIDELRSLIKNSVR; encoded by the coding sequence ATGAACATCAACAACGTGGTATTCGAGCGATCATTCGGCGTATCGTCTCAGCTCACGCCTTCGACCATGCCCGAGATCGCGTTTGCGGGACGCTCGAACGTGGGCAAGTCGTCGCTGCTGAACAAGCTGTTCAACCGCAAAGGGCTGGCGAAGGTGTCGCAGACGCCGGGCAAGACGGCCACCATCAACTTCTTCTCCTGCGACGGCGTGCGCTTCGTCGACCTGCCGGGCTACGGCTACGCGAAGGTGTCGAAGTCGGACAAGAGCCGCTGGTCGGAGCTCATCGAGGGCTACTTCAACCAGGATCGCGACCTCGCGCTCGTGGTTTCGCTCGTGGACATCCGCCACGAGGCGTCCGACCTCGACGTGAACATGATCGGCTTTTTGCAGGAGGCCGAGCTGCCGTTCGCCGTGGTGCTGACGAAGGCCGACAAGCTCAGCCGTCAGCAGCAGATGAAGCAGAAGGCCGCCCTGAAGAAGCAGCTGAAGCTGGGGGCCGACGTGCCGCTCGTGGTGTGCTCGTCGGAGAAGGGCACCGGCATCGACGAACTGCGCTCGCTCATCAAGAACAGCGTGCGGTAG
- a CDS encoding coiled-coil domain-containing protein — protein sequence MQQQAMRARKGVFAGAVAAALAATLMIPSLAYADPTASEKQAEAQAALASLNSMQSTLNRTSVVYDEALAAQREAEAKRDEAQARIDEANGQIADLQTRLGSRARSMYRTGGSSFLDLLLGATTFQEFSTGWDMLNTLNENDADLVQQTKDLRAEVQEQQAAYAEQQRVAAEKADEALRSKQEAASTMSAMQATYDSLSAEAAELLEQERAAQAAADAAQAQAVVEASARQAQENANASGNVAPGNDPSPSPSPAPSEPSGPSYNPVTGNAIVDRAYGCIGLPYSWGGVGPSSFDCSGLVSYAVTGSFSRWGTTNTFMGMSQVGDPQPGDIATSWGHCGIYIGNGQMIHAPTFGQTVCISPVQGDMIIVRP from the coding sequence ATGCAACAGCAAGCAATGCGCGCCCGCAAGGGCGTGTTCGCGGGAGCAGTGGCTGCGGCCCTCGCGGCGACTCTCATGATCCCTTCGTTGGCGTACGCCGATCCGACTGCCAGCGAAAAGCAGGCTGAAGCTCAGGCCGCGCTCGCATCGCTCAACAGCATGCAGAGTACGCTCAACCGAACCTCCGTCGTCTACGATGAGGCCTTGGCCGCGCAGAGAGAAGCCGAGGCCAAGCGCGACGAGGCGCAGGCGCGCATCGACGAGGCGAACGGCCAGATCGCCGACCTTCAAACCCGATTGGGATCTCGTGCGCGCAGCATGTACCGCACGGGCGGAAGCTCGTTCCTCGACCTGCTGCTGGGCGCCACCACCTTCCAGGAGTTCTCGACGGGTTGGGATATGCTCAACACCTTGAACGAGAACGATGCCGATCTCGTTCAGCAGACGAAAGATCTGCGTGCCGAAGTGCAGGAGCAGCAGGCCGCCTATGCAGAGCAGCAGCGCGTAGCCGCCGAGAAGGCCGATGAGGCGCTGCGCTCCAAGCAGGAGGCGGCGTCCACGATGTCCGCCATGCAGGCTACCTACGACAGCCTGAGCGCCGAAGCGGCCGAGCTGCTGGAGCAGGAGCGCGCTGCGCAGGCAGCCGCCGATGCAGCTCAGGCCCAAGCCGTGGTGGAAGCGTCTGCGCGTCAGGCCCAAGAGAACGCGAACGCTTCGGGCAATGTTGCTCCGGGCAACGATCCCTCGCCTTCTCCGTCGCCCGCTCCGAGCGAGCCTTCCGGACCCTCCTACAATCCTGTGACGGGCAATGCTATCGTCGACCGGGCGTACGGTTGCATAGGATTGCCATATTCGTGGGGTGGGGTAGGACCGAGCTCGTTCGATTGCTCCGGCCTGGTAAGCTATGCCGTGACTGGAAGCTTCTCCCGATGGGGAACCACGAACACGTTCATGGGCATGTCGCAGGTAGGTGATCCTCAACCTGGCGATATCGCCACCAGCTGGGGCCACTGCGGTATCTACATCGGCAACGGCCAGATGATCCATGCTCCAACCTTCGGCCAGACGGTGTGCATCAGCCCGGTGCAGGGTGACATGATCATCGTTCGCCCGTAG
- a CDS encoding heavy metal translocating P-type ATPase: MDYVIASEVPGRLRVRLVGPVPADDLDALYRVLGACPAVERANVYPRIGSIAVRYRAADGARQRVLDHLDAIDAEAIAEARSSCGLELAPRTQSLLMDIAVLVGSYFARRWFLPKPVAALVTAWRYRGFLAAAVRSLGRARLDVPVLDAAAIGMSFVKRDPRTAGETMLLLNLGETLEEYTRSRSEGALVNALLDLPETAQLVEGDQEVQVAASDLKPGDCIAVRTGMPVCVDGEVVRGTAMVNQAALTGEPLAVERGVGDNVFSGTAVEDGEIIVRVTADAGETKLRSIVALVEQAESFKSETQSRMEQLADRIVPWNFLLAGAVALTTRSLVKTSAALMVDYSCALKLTGSIAVLAAMSQSAQAGFTVKGSKHFEAMAAADTIVFDKTGTLTEATPNVACVLALDGWNRREVLRLAACLEEHFPHPVARAVVRAAAEKNLRHRERHADVEYLVAHGIASSLDGKRVVIGSEHFVVEDEGVSLTEEQKRRVADETEGLSPLYLAVDGELIGVIGIEDPLKAGVREAIADLRMLGFKRVVMLTGDGERTAARIADAAGVTEYRANLLPEDKYAFVERLKAEGSKVVMVGDGVNDAPALSLADVGIAMGQGTAVAKEVADITLTGGHLSALVTLRTLSAGLTARLNASFKEVIAINSALLAAGIGGLITPQTSSLLHNASTVALSVRNGGTYRA, translated from the coding sequence ATGGACTACGTCATCGCGAGCGAGGTTCCCGGCCGCTTGCGCGTGCGGCTGGTCGGTCCCGTGCCCGCCGACGATCTCGACGCGCTCTACCGCGTGCTGGGCGCGTGCCCGGCGGTGGAGCGCGCGAACGTCTACCCTCGCATCGGCAGCATCGCCGTGCGCTACCGTGCGGCGGACGGCGCGCGGCAGCGGGTGCTCGATCACCTGGACGCCATCGACGCCGAGGCCATCGCCGAAGCCCGTTCGAGCTGCGGGCTCGAACTGGCACCGCGCACCCAGTCGCTGCTCATGGACATCGCGGTGCTCGTGGGGTCGTACTTCGCGCGCCGGTGGTTCCTGCCGAAGCCCGTCGCGGCCCTCGTCACCGCCTGGCGCTACCGCGGCTTCCTGGCGGCGGCGGTCCGCTCGCTCGGGCGGGCGCGGCTCGACGTGCCCGTGCTGGACGCTGCCGCCATCGGCATGTCGTTCGTCAAGCGCGACCCGCGCACGGCGGGTGAGACGATGCTGCTGCTGAACCTGGGCGAGACGCTGGAGGAGTACACGCGCTCGCGGTCGGAGGGGGCGCTCGTGAACGCGTTGCTCGACCTCCCGGAAACCGCGCAGCTCGTCGAGGGCGACCAGGAGGTCCAGGTGGCTGCGTCGGACCTCAAGCCGGGCGACTGCATCGCCGTGCGCACCGGCATGCCCGTGTGCGTCGATGGCGAGGTGGTGCGCGGCACGGCCATGGTGAACCAGGCCGCCCTCACCGGCGAGCCGCTGGCGGTCGAGCGCGGCGTGGGCGACAACGTGTTCTCGGGCACCGCGGTCGAGGACGGCGAGATCATCGTGCGCGTGACGGCGGACGCGGGCGAGACGAAGCTGCGCTCCATCGTGGCGCTCGTGGAGCAGGCGGAATCCTTCAAATCGGAAACCCAGTCGCGCATGGAGCAGCTGGCCGATCGCATCGTGCCCTGGAACTTCCTGCTGGCAGGCGCCGTGGCGCTCACCACGCGCAGCCTCGTGAAGACGTCGGCGGCGCTCATGGTGGACTACTCCTGCGCCCTCAAGCTCACCGGCTCCATCGCCGTGCTGGCGGCCATGAGCCAAAGCGCGCAGGCGGGCTTCACCGTGAAGGGCTCGAAGCACTTCGAGGCCATGGCGGCGGCCGACACCATCGTGTTCGACAAGACCGGGACGTTGACCGAGGCCACGCCCAACGTGGCCTGCGTGCTGGCGCTCGACGGGTGGAACCGTCGCGAGGTGCTGCGGCTGGCCGCTTGCCTGGAGGAGCATTTCCCGCACCCGGTGGCCCGCGCCGTGGTGCGCGCGGCCGCGGAGAAGAACCTTCGGCACCGCGAGCGCCACGCCGACGTGGAGTACCTCGTGGCGCACGGCATCGCGTCGTCGCTCGACGGCAAGCGCGTGGTCATCGGCTCGGAGCATTTCGTCGTGGAGGACGAAGGCGTGTCCCTCACCGAGGAGCAGAAGCGCCGCGTGGCCGACGAAACGGAGGGGCTGTCGCCGCTGTACCTGGCGGTGGACGGCGAGCTGATCGGCGTCATCGGCATCGAGGACCCGCTGAAGGCCGGGGTGCGCGAGGCCATCGCCGACCTGAGGATGCTCGGGTTCAAGCGCGTCGTCATGCTCACGGGCGACGGCGAGCGCACGGCGGCGCGCATCGCGGACGCCGCCGGCGTGACGGAGTACCGCGCCAACCTGCTGCCCGAGGACAAGTACGCCTTCGTGGAGCGGCTGAAGGCGGAGGGGAGCAAGGTGGTCATGGTGGGCGACGGCGTGAACGACGCCCCGGCGCTCTCGCTGGCCGACGTGGGCATCGCCATGGGGCAGGGCACCGCCGTGGCGAAGGAGGTGGCCGACATCACGCTGACGGGAGGGCACCTGAGCGCGCTCGTGACGCTGCGGACGCTGAGCGCGGGGCTGACCGCGCGCCTGAACGCATCGTTCAAGGAGGTCATCGCCATCAACTCGGCGCTGCTGGCGGCGGGCATCGGCGGCCTCATCACGCCGCAGACCTCGTCGCTGCTGCACAACGCGTCCACGGTGGCGCTCAGCGTGAGGAACGGCGGGACGTACCGCGCCTAG
- the rnhA gene encoding ribonuclease HI — protein sequence MHVDIYTDGAARGNPGPGGYGTVLRFVDSKGAVHEKELSQGYERTTNNRMELMAVVAGLEVLKRPCSITLYSDSQYVVNAFNQHWVDGWLKRGWKNAQKQPVKNDDLWKRLLAAKEPHDVTFVWVKGHAGHPENERCDELATTAADGAGRIRDEGFNG from the coding sequence ATGCATGTAGATATATACACCGACGGTGCGGCGCGGGGGAATCCGGGGCCGGGGGGCTACGGCACGGTGCTGCGCTTCGTCGATTCGAAGGGCGCCGTCCACGAGAAGGAGCTGTCGCAGGGCTACGAGCGCACCACGAACAACCGCATGGAGCTCATGGCCGTGGTGGCGGGTCTCGAAGTGCTCAAGCGCCCGTGCTCCATCACGTTGTACTCCGACTCGCAGTACGTGGTGAACGCCTTCAACCAGCATTGGGTTGACGGCTGGCTCAAGCGCGGCTGGAAGAACGCGCAGAAGCAGCCCGTGAAGAACGACGATCTGTGGAAGCGTCTGCTGGCGGCCAAGGAGCCTCACGACGTGACGTTCGTGTGGGTGAAGGGGCATGCGGGCCATCCCGAGAACGAGCGCTGCGACGAGCTGGCCACGACGGCCGCCGACGGCGCGGGGCGCATTCGCGACGAGGGCTTCAACGGATAA
- a CDS encoding DUF6110 family protein: protein MGFKKKSGLLVGAGFLLGTVGVKALTSTTAKKCYVQGVAQGLRAKATYENIVEQAKAEVDDIVAEATYISVVGKDGERPAEPAVEADDQPAK, encoded by the coding sequence ATGGGATTCAAGAAGAAGAGCGGGCTGCTGGTGGGCGCGGGCTTTCTGCTGGGCACGGTGGGCGTGAAGGCGCTGACCAGCACCACCGCCAAGAAATGCTACGTGCAGGGCGTCGCGCAGGGGCTGCGCGCGAAGGCGACGTACGAGAACATCGTCGAACAGGCGAAGGCCGAGGTTGACGACATCGTGGCCGAGGCCACCTACATCAGCGTCGTCGGCAAGGACGGGGAGCGCCCTGCCGAGCCCGCCGTCGAGGCCGACGACCAGCCGGCGAAGTAG
- a CDS encoding zinc ribbon domain-containing protein, with amino-acid sequence MSGRKKHRTNQGSGYYQPQGFMGKLGGFVGSFSSSDRKRYGHGYPQQNAQPIPGQAQAAPQAQAQAPRAASAAGALSCPKCSAQVPAGSKFCLECGEKLGGGFCAQCGATLPPSAKFCPECGTPRG; translated from the coding sequence ATGAGCGGTCGCAAAAAGCACCGCACCAACCAAGGCAGCGGCTACTATCAACCGCAAGGATTCATGGGCAAGCTCGGCGGCTTCGTGGGCTCGTTCAGCAGCTCGGACCGCAAGCGCTACGGCCACGGCTACCCCCAGCAGAACGCGCAGCCCATCCCCGGCCAGGCGCAGGCCGCACCCCAAGCGCAGGCGCAGGCTCCGCGTGCCGCCTCGGCCGCAGGCGCCCTTTCCTGCCCGAAGTGCAGCGCGCAGGTGCCGGCGGGCTCCAAGTTCTGCCTCGAATGCGGCGAGAAGCTGGGCGGCGGGTTCTGCGCGCAATGCGGCGCGACGCTGCCTCCCAGCGCGAAGTTCTGCCCCGAATGCGGCACGCCGCGCGGCTAG
- a CDS encoding protein kinase family protein translates to MRHAARLARFATAAGDRRLVGRTFGAWRLDAVLGQGRFGTCFRASRASGEPRSAALKLIKPEQGSLDRDALWREAKALSLCAHPAVPRWLGIVRERDDARDRGRCFMAQSLMPGTSLDRLLFRQRRSFDQAAIASIGRQVIDALAHLEGRGVAHGDVRPANLLIDAEGTVSLVDFGLAGFFDRNAASPAATASDRAGLADVLLFLLYASPAAVRSRRHAKLPWFDDLDLPAAQRSLLLDLFSDEPVLHGFASIGDAFEEAFAAPPTA, encoded by the coding sequence ATGCGGCACGCCGCGCGGCTAGCGCGCTTCGCCACCGCGGCCGGCGACCGCAGGCTCGTCGGCCGCACGTTCGGCGCATGGCGGCTCGACGCCGTGCTGGGCCAAGGCCGGTTCGGCACGTGCTTTCGCGCCTCGCGCGCAAGCGGCGAGCCCCGCAGCGCGGCCCTCAAGCTGATCAAACCCGAGCAGGGGTCCCTCGACCGCGACGCCCTCTGGAGAGAGGCGAAGGCGCTGTCGCTGTGCGCGCACCCCGCCGTCCCCCGCTGGCTCGGCATCGTGCGCGAGCGCGACGACGCGCGCGACCGCGGGCGCTGCTTCATGGCGCAAAGCCTCATGCCCGGCACCTCCCTCGACCGCCTGCTGTTCCGGCAACGGCGGTCGTTCGACCAAGCGGCGATCGCCTCCATCGGCCGCCAGGTCATCGACGCGCTCGCGCACCTGGAGGGCCGCGGCGTGGCGCACGGCGACGTGCGGCCGGCGAACCTGCTGATCGACGCCGAGGGAACGGTGTCGCTCGTCGACTTCGGGCTGGCCGGCTTCTTCGACCGGAACGCGGCGAGCCCGGCCGCGACCGCATCCGATCGCGCCGGGCTCGCCGACGTGCTGCTGTTCCTGCTGTACGCGAGCCCCGCCGCAGTGCGCAGCAGGCGGCACGCGAAGCTCCCCTGGTTCGACGACCTCGACCTCCCGGCCGCCCAGCGCTCCCTGCTGCTCGACCTGTTCTCGGACGAGCCCGTACTGCACGGCTTCGCGTCGATCGGCGATGCCTTCGAGGAGGCGTTCGCAGCGCCGCCGACGGCCTGA
- a CDS encoding helix-turn-helix transcriptional regulator gives MGNRGLQINPVGVLASCGLGLNLVWCTLMGHTLGFMSSTAGMDAWANPRLFFLAGILLCTAAFATAPRALKRADGMLRFVLPLLSAFGTACFGMSFHQTFFDPGALAVGGLFVAGVGYFWLAARYMLLLARTQGYVCAVASIAGSLVLKLPVLLVLSAFASPAVQVIVAIAMPVATALLFETACTLARDRADLAAGEGVSDAVAPSRAASASEGSRARTVFGVPAVPRTRERTSAAERRTMLVLLAIAAVVLAVIRSVSYLGMWGDTNANISTALPWLTAMIVPAVCVVVFAYAALARLADAALPIRFQPALLLILVGLFVVAIQANPTGASLGFLTVVIQIDELFAHLLFWTVVVTALDVLDVPSYRVMGVAGVVYAGASIAWVLLLGRAAIVDTLLVMLATYAFVVVALCAVWFVPSRKDAASGEVAAPLVQTVSDTCLELAGRYALSPRETEVFVLLAQGRTRAFIQDELVLSGSTVKTHVSHIYAKMGVHDRQEMMDLIWG, from the coding sequence ATGGGCAACCGCGGTCTGCAAATCAATCCGGTGGGCGTGCTCGCTTCGTGCGGGCTGGGGCTCAATCTGGTCTGGTGCACGTTGATGGGCCACACGCTGGGCTTCATGTCGTCAACAGCCGGCATGGATGCGTGGGCGAATCCGCGCCTGTTCTTCCTTGCCGGCATCCTTCTATGCACGGCGGCGTTCGCGACGGCTCCGCGTGCGCTCAAGCGCGCCGACGGCATGCTGCGCTTCGTGCTGCCGCTGTTGTCGGCCTTCGGCACGGCGTGCTTCGGCATGTCGTTCCACCAGACCTTCTTCGATCCCGGGGCGCTGGCCGTGGGCGGCCTGTTCGTGGCCGGCGTGGGCTACTTCTGGCTGGCGGCGCGCTATATGCTGCTGCTCGCGCGCACGCAGGGCTACGTGTGCGCCGTCGCCAGCATAGCGGGCAGTCTGGTGCTCAAGCTTCCCGTCTTGCTCGTGCTCAGCGCGTTCGCAAGCCCCGCAGTGCAGGTGATCGTCGCCATCGCCATGCCTGTGGCCACGGCGCTTCTGTTCGAAACGGCATGCACTCTTGCGCGCGATCGTGCCGATCTCGCGGCAGGGGAGGGCGTTTCGGATGCCGTTGCGCCTTCGAGGGCGGCTTCCGCCTCGGAGGGCTCTCGCGCTCGTACGGTGTTCGGCGTGCCGGCCGTCCCGCGCACGCGCGAGCGCACGTCAGCTGCCGAACGCCGCACCATGCTCGTGCTGTTGGCTATTGCGGCGGTGGTGCTGGCTGTTATCCGCTCGGTGAGCTACCTGGGGATGTGGGGCGATACGAACGCGAACATCTCCACGGCGCTGCCGTGGCTCACCGCCATGATCGTTCCGGCCGTCTGCGTCGTGGTGTTCGCCTACGCCGCGCTCGCGCGCCTGGCCGATGCCGCGTTGCCGATCCGATTCCAGCCTGCGCTGCTGCTCATCTTGGTGGGTTTGTTCGTCGTAGCCATCCAGGCGAACCCCACGGGAGCGTCGCTCGGGTTCCTCACCGTGGTCATACAGATCGACGAGCTGTTCGCGCACCTCTTGTTCTGGACCGTCGTGGTAACGGCGCTCGACGTGCTCGACGTGCCGTCGTACCGCGTCATGGGGGTGGCCGGCGTGGTCTATGCGGGAGCGTCCATCGCCTGGGTGCTGTTGTTGGGACGCGCGGCCATCGTGGACACGTTGCTCGTGATGCTGGCAACCTACGCTTTCGTGGTCGTTGCGCTGTGCGCCGTTTGGTTCGTGCCGAGTCGAAAGGATGCCGCTTCGGGCGAGGTCGCTGCTCCGCTCGTGCAGACGGTGTCGGACACGTGTCTCGAGCTGGCGGGACGTTATGCGCTGTCGCCGCGCGAGACCGAGGTGTTCGTGCTTCTGGCCCAGGGCCGCACGCGCGCCTTCATCCAGGACGAGCTGGTGCTGTCAGGCAGCACCGTGAAGACCCACGTCTCCCATATCTACGCCAAGATGGGCGTCCACGACCGCCAGGAGATGATGGACCTCATCTGGGGCTGA